A genomic window from Oceanobacillus timonensis includes:
- the folB gene encoding dihydroneopterin aldolase, with product MDKIILKQMQFYGYHGLLPEENTLGQRFNVDATLYLPLEKAGKSDAMEDSIHYGEAYEKIKHIVENRRFHLIEAVAETIAEELFASFGSLEACSVLVTKPDPPIPGHYDSVSVEIYRERTV from the coding sequence ATGGACAAAATTATTTTAAAACAGATGCAGTTTTATGGTTACCATGGGCTTTTGCCGGAAGAAAACACATTGGGACAACGTTTTAATGTGGACGCCACCCTTTATCTGCCGCTCGAAAAAGCGGGTAAATCAGATGCGATGGAGGATTCAATACATTATGGAGAAGCATATGAAAAAATCAAGCACATTGTGGAAAATAGACGCTTTCATCTGATAGAAGCAGTGGCAGAGACAATTGCAGAGGAGCTTTTTGCTTCTTTTGGGTCACTGGAAGCATGTTCTGTTCTTGTGACAAAACCAGATCCGCCGATTCCAGGTCATTATGATTCGGTATCTGTAGAAATTTATAGGGAGAGAACAGTATGA
- the folP gene encoding dihydropteroate synthase — translation MHAKKFQLDLNKRTHMMGILNVTPDSFSDGGQYTDIEKAIAGAKKMEEEGADIIDIGGESTRPGHTPVSAEEEIQRIIPVIEGLKDSLQIPISVDTFKATVAEQAVKAGASMINDIWGAKKEPEIAEIAARYQVPIILMHNRTDMDYGDFITNVKADLQESISIAKKAGVEDDQIILDPGIGFAKTMEQNQYMVKELQELKAFGYPLLLATSRKRFIGDILDAPAAERDIGTAATTVIGIAKGAQIVRVHDVKTNLEAAKVADAIHRTKL, via the coding sequence ATGCATGCAAAAAAATTTCAATTAGATTTAAATAAGCGGACACATATGATGGGAATATTAAATGTCACCCCGGATTCCTTCTCGGATGGTGGACAATATACAGATATTGAAAAGGCAATTGCTGGAGCGAAGAAAATGGAGGAAGAAGGAGCGGATATTATTGATATTGGGGGAGAATCCACTCGTCCGGGCCATACTCCTGTAAGTGCGGAAGAAGAGATCCAGAGAATTATTCCGGTTATAGAGGGTTTAAAAGATTCTTTACAGATACCTATATCCGTAGACACGTTTAAAGCAACTGTAGCGGAACAAGCTGTTAAAGCTGGCGCTTCAATGATAAATGACATCTGGGGCGCGAAAAAGGAGCCTGAAATTGCAGAGATTGCTGCACGTTACCAGGTGCCGATTATTCTGATGCATAATCGGACAGATATGGACTACGGTGACTTTATAACGAATGTGAAAGCAGATTTACAAGAAAGTATTTCCATTGCAAAAAAAGCTGGTGTAGAGGATGATCAGATTATTCTTGACCCGGGTATCGGCTTTGCAAAAACAATGGAACAGAATCAGTATATGGTTAAAGAACTGCAAGAGCTGAAAGCATTTGGATATCCGCTGCTTCTGGCGACATCTCGAAAAAGATTCATCGGTGATATTTTAGATGCGCCGGCAGCTGAAAGAGATATTGGAACAGCAGCAACAACAGTCATAGGGATTGCTAAAGGTGCGCAAATCGTCCGTGTCCATGATGTGAAAACAAACCTGGAAGCGGCAAAAGTAGCAGATGCAATTCACCGGACAAAGCTATAG
- the cysK gene encoding cysteine synthase A: MTVVDNISGLIGGTPIVKLRNITDENSADVYVKLEFMNPGSSVKDRIAAAMVEAAEESGDLKPGDTIIEPTSGNTGIGLAMVATAKGYQTILVMPDTMSKERRNLLKAYGAKLVLTPGAEGMKGAISKAGELQKENGYFMPQQFNNPANPDIHEKTTGKEIVEQMPDGLDAFISGIGTGGTITGAGKVLKKHYDDVKIYAVEPEDSPVLSGGNPGPHKIQGIGAGFTPQVLDTAIYDGVLPIGNEESFEAARKVATTNGILGGISSGAAVAAAVKVAKDLGKGKKVLAILPDNGERYLSTALYQFEDDE; this comes from the coding sequence ATGACAGTCGTAGATAATATTTCAGGTTTAATTGGTGGAACACCTATTGTAAAGCTCCGTAATATTACGGATGAGAATAGTGCAGATGTATATGTAAAGTTAGAATTTATGAACCCGGGAAGTTCGGTAAAAGACCGTATTGCAGCAGCAATGGTTGAAGCTGCGGAAGAATCAGGAGACTTAAAGCCTGGTGACACTATTATTGAACCAACCAGCGGTAATACTGGTATTGGTTTAGCGATGGTTGCAACGGCAAAAGGGTATCAGACAATTCTTGTTATGCCGGATACAATGAGTAAGGAACGTCGTAATTTATTAAAAGCTTATGGAGCGAAATTGGTTTTAACGCCAGGAGCTGAAGGCATGAAGGGCGCGATTTCGAAAGCTGGTGAATTACAAAAAGAAAATGGTTATTTTATGCCACAGCAATTTAACAATCCTGCAAACCCGGACATTCATGAAAAAACAACAGGGAAAGAAATTGTTGAACAGATGCCGGATGGATTGGATGCTTTTATTTCCGGAATCGGAACAGGCGGAACAATCACAGGTGCAGGGAAAGTACTTAAAAAACATTACGATGATGTAAAAATTTATGCTGTAGAGCCAGAGGATTCACCTGTACTTTCAGGAGGAAATCCTGGCCCGCATAAAATCCAGGGAATTGGGGCAGGCTTTACGCCGCAAGTACTGGACACAGCTATTTATGATGGCGTTCTTCCGATTGGTAACGAAGAATCCTTTGAAGCAGCACGTAAAGTGGCTACAACAAATGGGATTTTGGGAGGTATTTCTTCCGGGGCAGCAGTTGCAGCAGCAGTGAAGGTAGCGAAAGATTTAGGTAAAGGCAAGAAAGTTCTTGCAATCCTGCCTGATAATGGGGAACGTTACCTTTCTACAGCACTTTACCAATTTGAGGACGATGAATAA
- the hslO gene encoding Hsp33 family molecular chaperone HslO: MKDYLIKATTYNDMIRAYAITSTDTVEEARRRQDTWATASAALGRTITVTAMMGAMLKGDDTVTVKVMGDGPVGPIIADGNAKGHVRGYLTNPHVDFDLNEIGKLDVAKAVGTEGNISVIKDLGMKDYFTGETPIVSGEIGEDFTYYFATSEQVPSAVGAGVLVNPDLSILAAGGFIVQVMPGADEAVIERLEDRIQSFPAISTLIREGKSPEEILYSLFDEDNVNILEKMPIEFQCKCSKERLANAIIGLGDDEIQQMIDEDHGAEATCHFCNEHYTFTEQELEELKQS; this comes from the coding sequence GTGAAGGATTATTTAATCAAAGCAACAACGTATAACGATATGATCCGCGCATATGCGATTACATCGACAGATACTGTAGAAGAAGCCCGCAGAAGACAGGACACATGGGCAACAGCCTCCGCTGCACTTGGCCGAACAATCACCGTGACGGCCATGATGGGAGCAATGTTGAAAGGGGACGACACGGTTACAGTAAAAGTAATGGGGGATGGACCGGTCGGACCAATTATTGCAGATGGGAATGCAAAAGGTCATGTACGTGGATATCTGACCAATCCACATGTCGATTTTGATTTGAATGAAATTGGTAAGCTGGATGTGGCCAAAGCAGTAGGAACAGAAGGAAATATCAGCGTTATCAAGGATTTGGGGATGAAAGACTATTTCACGGGGGAAACGCCGATTGTTTCCGGTGAAATAGGAGAGGATTTCACGTATTATTTCGCAACTTCTGAGCAGGTTCCATCAGCAGTAGGTGCAGGAGTACTTGTGAACCCGGATTTGAGTATTTTAGCTGCAGGCGGTTTTATTGTACAAGTAATGCCTGGAGCAGACGAAGCGGTTATTGAACGGTTAGAAGACCGTATACAATCTTTCCCTGCTATTTCTACCCTTATCCGGGAAGGAAAGTCACCTGAAGAAATCTTATATTCTTTGTTTGATGAAGATAATGTAAATATATTAGAGAAAATGCCTATTGAATTTCAATGTAAATGTTCCAAAGAGAGACTGGCCAATGCTATTATTGGATTAGGTGATGATGAAATACAGCAAATGATTGATGAAGATCACGGGGCAGAAGCAACCTGCCATTTCTGTAATGAGCATTATACTTTTACAGAACAAGAATTAGAAGAACTCAAACAATCATAA
- a CDS encoding type III pantothenate kinase, whose translation MLFVLDVGNTNTVLGVFDNDQLMHHWRIKTDRYKTEDEFGMLIHSLFEYKGIQFEDIKGVIISSVVPPIMFALEKMSRDYFNIEAVVIGKTSYDRLLKMNYPNPSEVGADRIVNAIAGIEKYGAPLIIIDFGTATTYCYIDEEARYAGGIITPGVNISMEALNTRASKLPKIEIQKPQHVIGSSTVEAMTSGVFYGYIGQIDGLVKRMKQEKGTNPTVIATGGLSKLIAHESETIDAVESYLTLNGLHLIYNKYKS comes from the coding sequence ATGTTATTTGTGCTTGATGTAGGGAATACCAATACTGTTCTGGGTGTTTTTGATAATGATCAATTGATGCATCATTGGCGTATAAAAACAGACCGCTATAAGACGGAAGATGAATTTGGCATGCTTATTCATTCTTTATTTGAATATAAAGGGATACAGTTTGAAGATATTAAAGGCGTTATTATCTCTTCTGTTGTACCGCCAATTATGTTTGCTTTAGAAAAAATGAGCCGGGATTATTTTAATATCGAGGCGGTAGTGATTGGGAAAACGTCTTATGACAGACTGTTAAAAATGAATTATCCCAACCCATCTGAGGTTGGAGCGGACCGGATTGTTAATGCCATAGCAGGTATCGAAAAATACGGGGCGCCTTTAATTATTATTGATTTTGGTACAGCGACAACATATTGCTATATAGATGAAGAAGCGAGGTACGCTGGTGGAATTATTACTCCCGGTGTGAATATTTCGATGGAGGCCTTAAATACAAGGGCTTCGAAGCTTCCAAAAATTGAGATTCAAAAACCGCAGCATGTGATTGGTTCTTCTACTGTCGAGGCAATGACATCCGGTGTGTTCTATGGCTATATTGGACAGATTGACGGACTGGTAAAACGAATGAAACAGGAAAAAGGGACAAATCCTACTGTTATTGCTACAGGAGGTTTGTCAAAATTGATTGCGCATGAGTCGGAAACGATAGATGCTGTTGAATCCTATTTAACGTTAAATGGGCTGCACCTTATTTATAACAAGTATAAAAGCTGA
- the ftsH gene encoding ATP-dependent zinc metalloprotease FtsH produces the protein MNQIFRKVFVWILLFIIIIGVIGVFNNPSEDQEQYDVQQFMNALNNGEIQELTFQPSHGIIRLTGTLMDDDTEFVAQVPDNDELVSQITETASSQSELTVEEEEQPSPWLTFLTGIIPFLLIGLFLLFILSQAQGGGGGGRVMNFGKSKAKMYSEDKKKVRFKDVAGADEEKQELVEVVEFLKDPRKFSQVGARIPKGVLLVGPPGTGKTLLAKAVAGEAGTPFFSISGSDFVEMFVGVGASRVRDLFENAKKNAPCIIFIDEIDAVGRQRGAGLGGGHDEREQTLNQLLVEMDGFGANEGIIMIAATNRADILDPALLRPGRFDRQIMVDRPDVKGREAVLGVHARNKPMEDSVDLRTIAMRTPGFSGADLENLLNEAALVAARADRSKISQLDIDEAIDRVIAGPAKKSRVISEKERNIVAHHESGHTIIGMVLDDADVVHKVTIVPRGQAGGYAVMLPREDRYFMTKPELFDKITGLLGGRVAEEIMFGEVSTGASNDFQRATSIAHKMITEFGMSDKIGPLQFSSGGGGNVFLGRDIQNEQTYSDAIAQDIDQEMQNFINYCYDRAKTILTEHKEQLELLAQTLLEVETLDAKQIKSLFDNGTLPEPEEDSDDLKVSIQSKEDDDDDKKGLSFEEAKEKAEKKSDAYINDPIMNNDSDEQDTSDSDENNKEDSDSNPDSDRKN, from the coding sequence ATGAATCAGATATTTCGCAAGGTCTTTGTTTGGATACTCTTGTTTATTATCATTATTGGTGTAATTGGAGTATTTAATAATCCAAGCGAAGATCAGGAGCAGTATGATGTACAGCAATTTATGAATGCTTTAAATAATGGTGAGATTCAGGAACTGACCTTTCAGCCATCACATGGAATCATTCGTTTAACAGGTACGTTAATGGATGATGATACGGAATTTGTGGCTCAAGTACCGGATAACGATGAACTTGTTTCGCAAATTACAGAGACAGCAAGCAGTCAAAGTGAGTTGACGGTTGAAGAAGAAGAACAGCCAAGCCCTTGGCTTACATTCTTAACTGGAATTATTCCATTCCTATTGATTGGTCTATTCTTACTATTTATTCTTAGTCAGGCACAAGGCGGCGGTGGCGGCGGCCGTGTTATGAATTTCGGTAAGAGTAAAGCAAAAATGTACTCTGAAGATAAGAAAAAAGTCCGCTTTAAAGATGTCGCGGGTGCTGACGAAGAAAAACAAGAACTTGTTGAGGTTGTGGAATTCTTAAAAGATCCGCGTAAATTCTCGCAAGTGGGTGCACGTATTCCAAAAGGTGTCCTTCTTGTCGGACCTCCAGGAACAGGTAAAACATTATTAGCGAAAGCAGTAGCTGGTGAAGCAGGAACACCATTCTTCTCCATCAGTGGTTCAGACTTCGTAGAGATGTTTGTCGGGGTCGGTGCATCCCGTGTACGTGATTTGTTTGAAAACGCGAAGAAAAACGCACCATGTATCATCTTTATTGATGAGATTGATGCCGTTGGCCGTCAGCGTGGAGCCGGTCTTGGCGGTGGACATGATGAACGTGAGCAAACATTAAACCAACTGTTGGTTGAAATGGACGGATTTGGAGCGAATGAAGGAATTATTATGATCGCTGCAACAAACCGTGCTGACATTCTTGACCCTGCCTTACTGCGTCCAGGACGTTTTGACAGACAAATCATGGTAGACCGTCCGGATGTAAAAGGACGTGAAGCTGTTCTTGGCGTACATGCAAGAAATAAACCAATGGAAGATTCTGTTGATTTAAGAACAATTGCTATGCGTACACCTGGATTCTCTGGTGCAGACTTAGAGAACTTGCTTAACGAAGCGGCATTAGTTGCAGCAAGAGCTGACCGCAGTAAAATCAGCCAGCTGGACATTGACGAAGCAATTGACCGTGTTATTGCGGGACCAGCGAAGAAAAGCAGGGTAATTTCTGAAAAAGAAAGAAATATTGTTGCCCACCATGAAAGTGGTCATACCATTATCGGTATGGTGCTTGATGATGCGGACGTAGTTCACAAAGTTACGATTGTTCCTCGTGGCCAGGCAGGCGGGTATGCTGTCATGCTTCCAAGAGAAGATCGTTACTTCATGACAAAGCCGGAGCTATTTGATAAAATCACTGGTTTACTTGGTGGACGTGTTGCGGAAGAAATCATGTTTGGCGAAGTAAGTACAGGCGCTTCCAATGATTTTCAGCGTGCAACAAGCATTGCGCATAAAATGATTACCGAGTTTGGTATGAGTGATAAGATTGGCCCGCTTCAATTCAGCAGTGGCGGCGGCGGAAATGTATTCCTTGGCCGTGACATTCAGAATGAACAAACCTATTCCGATGCCATTGCACAAGATATTGACCAGGAAATGCAGAATTTCATTAACTATTGTTATGATCGTGCCAAAACAATTCTAACAGAGCATAAAGAGCAGCTGGAATTGCTTGCACAGACATTATTAGAAGTGGAAACATTAGATGCAAAACAAATTAAGTCCCTGTTTGACAATGGAACACTTCCAGAACCGGAAGAAGATTCGGATGATTTGAAGGTAAGTATTCAATCTAAAGAAGATGATGACGACGATAAAAAAGGTCTCTCTTTTGAAGAAGCAAAAGAAAAAGCGGAAAAGAAATCCGACGCTTACATCAATGATCCGATTATGAATAACGATTCTGATGAACAAGATACATCTGATTCCGATGAAAATAACAAGGAAGATTCAGATTCAAATCCAGATTCAGATCGTAAAAACTAA
- the hpt gene encoding hypoxanthine phosphoribosyltransferase has protein sequence MVQGTIHHGIEKILVSEEEIQNKCKELGAILTEEYEGRFPLAIGVLKGALPFMSDILRRTETHLEMDFMDVSSYDGGTSSTGEVKIIKDLNTKVEGRDIIIVEDIIDSGLTLSYLVDLFKYRKANSIKIVTLLDKPAGRTANIKADLIGFEVPDEFVVGYGLDYAEKYRNLSYIGVLKPEVYGG, from the coding sequence ATGGTGCAAGGAACAATTCATCACGGGATTGAAAAAATTTTAGTCAGCGAGGAAGAAATTCAGAACAAGTGTAAGGAACTTGGCGCTATATTAACCGAAGAATATGAGGGCAGGTTTCCTTTGGCAATTGGTGTGTTAAAAGGCGCATTGCCATTTATGTCTGATATTCTCCGCCGCACAGAAACACATTTAGAAATGGATTTTATGGATGTGTCCAGTTATGATGGCGGTACATCTTCCACTGGGGAAGTAAAAATTATTAAAGATTTGAATACAAAAGTCGAAGGACGCGATATTATCATTGTGGAGGATATCATCGACAGCGGGCTTACTTTAAGTTACTTAGTGGACTTGTTTAAATATCGCAAGGCAAATTCAATCAAGATCGTCACACTTCTTGATAAACCAGCCGGGAGAACAGCGAATATCAAAGCTGATTTAATTGGTTTTGAAGTTCCGGATGAATTTGTTGTCGGCTATGGTTTAGATTATGCCGAAAAATATCGAAATCTTTCTTACATCGGCGTTCTCAAACCAGAAGTTTACGGTGGATGA
- the tilS gene encoding tRNA lysidine(34) synthetase TilS, which translates to MEKEVCAFIEKHQLIPQHATVLIGVSGGPDSIALLHFLHKRQSEWGLDLAAVTIDHQLREDSRADCRFVTDICREWNIPCVVKTVDVRQYQKKMGVSEEVAARELRYSVYEELMREKQADVLALGHHADDQIETMMMRMVRIAASNALKGIPVRRHFAGGEIIRPLLGTTKHSILTYLEKYLLRYRTDKTNTDDSYTRNYYRKNIVPLLKEKNPNIAETIQTLSETLSQDENYLQEQAKEMVEKVVEFRGKKREVCFAAEAFSEFPQALQRRAFHLILNYLYGTLPKDLSYIHEVNFFDLLRRRNGSLSMDFPLRLRMTNTYGQIYLQFGHQPSTKPAHSFQLTVPGEVQLSDGTKVEAIMVKEAPKEDEATFIFPLDSVSLPLHIRVRKAGDRMSVRGLNGSKKLKDIFIDAKIPKNLRDNWPIITDDKGDILWIAGVKKAEIAQNGKGMHVKLTFSPIRN; encoded by the coding sequence ATGGAGAAGGAAGTATGTGCTTTTATTGAAAAGCATCAATTAATTCCACAACATGCTACCGTTCTTATCGGCGTTTCAGGAGGACCGGATTCGATTGCACTCTTACATTTCCTGCACAAACGACAGTCTGAGTGGGGATTGGACTTGGCGGCTGTAACGATAGACCATCAATTACGTGAAGATTCGAGAGCCGATTGCCGTTTTGTGACGGACATCTGCCGGGAGTGGAATATTCCTTGCGTTGTAAAAACAGTAGATGTCAGGCAATACCAAAAAAAAATGGGTGTCAGTGAAGAGGTTGCTGCGCGTGAATTACGTTACAGTGTGTATGAGGAGCTGATGCGCGAAAAACAAGCAGATGTTTTGGCTCTTGGCCATCATGCGGATGATCAAATTGAAACGATGATGATGCGGATGGTAAGAATAGCAGCTTCGAATGCGCTCAAGGGAATTCCTGTGCGGCGTCATTTCGCTGGCGGTGAAATCATCCGTCCTTTATTAGGTACGACAAAACATAGCATCCTTACGTATTTGGAGAAGTATCTATTGCGTTACCGGACAGATAAAACGAATACAGATGATTCGTATACGAGAAATTATTATCGTAAAAATATTGTTCCGTTACTGAAAGAGAAAAATCCAAATATTGCAGAGACGATTCAGACGCTTAGTGAGACATTATCTCAGGATGAAAACTATTTGCAGGAGCAGGCAAAAGAAATGGTGGAAAAAGTGGTGGAATTTCGCGGGAAGAAGCGGGAAGTTTGTTTTGCTGCAGAAGCTTTTTCAGAGTTTCCTCAGGCTTTACAAAGACGTGCCTTTCATCTAATATTAAATTATCTGTATGGAACCTTACCTAAAGACCTATCTTATATCCACGAAGTAAACTTTTTTGACCTGTTAAGGCGCCGGAATGGAAGCTTGAGTATGGATTTTCCTTTAAGGCTCCGTATGACAAATACATATGGGCAAATATATCTGCAATTTGGCCATCAACCATCCACGAAGCCGGCTCATTCTTTCCAATTGACAGTTCCAGGCGAAGTACAGCTTTCAGATGGAACCAAGGTCGAGGCAATCATGGTGAAAGAAGCCCCGAAAGAGGATGAAGCTACTTTTATTTTTCCGTTAGATTCTGTTTCATTACCACTACATATCCGAGTAAGAAAAGCAGGAGATCGTATGTCTGTAAGAGGATTAAATGGGTCAAAAAAGCTGAAGGATATTTTTATAGATGCCAAAATACCAAAAAATCTACGGGATAATTGGCCGATTATTACGGATGATAAAGGGGACATTCTTTGGATTGCCGGTGTAAAAAAAGCGGAGATTGCACAAAATGGTAAAGGAATGCATGTGAAGCTAACGTTTAGCCCGATTCGAAATTAG
- a CDS encoding serine/threonine protein kinase — protein sequence MRNHSTWKKPAISLHAQQKVTGKWHQKTYTIIRKIGEGAVGSVYLCTYQGHPVALKVSEQDTAVTVEVNVLKALKKVQGYRLGPSLLDVDDWTAPNGSVYSFYVMEYMEGQTLGDFIQLKGKKWLGPLMMQLLEDLEQLHQAGWIFGDLKTDNILVESNPPRIRLVDVGGTTRMGRSIKEYTAFFDRGYWGLGTRKAEPGYDLFAVAMVFLHIYYPRRFDRMAGESSEKLLEKKLYRARDLQVLYPVLKKALKGKYTTAGEMKKDVIGKIKQVQNKRSQYRQKTQRKKRYPVKESFSISVVASVFWIISMLLP from the coding sequence ATGAGGAACCATTCGACGTGGAAGAAACCGGCTATTAGTTTACATGCCCAGCAGAAGGTAACCGGAAAGTGGCATCAAAAAACGTACACCATTATTCGGAAAATTGGTGAAGGTGCGGTTGGCAGCGTGTATCTCTGCACGTACCAGGGGCATCCTGTTGCCCTGAAAGTAAGTGAACAGGATACAGCTGTAACGGTAGAAGTTAATGTGCTCAAAGCGTTGAAAAAGGTTCAAGGATATCGCCTTGGGCCTTCTTTATTGGATGTGGATGATTGGACAGCACCAAACGGAAGCGTATATTCATTTTATGTCATGGAATATATGGAGGGGCAAACGTTAGGTGACTTTATTCAGTTGAAAGGAAAAAAGTGGCTGGGACCTTTGATGATGCAGCTGCTGGAAGATTTAGAACAGCTTCATCAGGCTGGCTGGATCTTTGGAGACTTAAAAACGGATAATATTCTTGTAGAATCGAATCCGCCGAGAATCCGTTTGGTGGATGTAGGCGGTACAACGAGAATGGGGCGTTCGATAAAAGAGTATACCGCTTTTTTCGACCGTGGATATTGGGGGCTGGGGACGCGTAAAGCGGAGCCGGGGTATGATTTATTTGCGGTTGCGATGGTATTTCTGCATATTTACTATCCACGGCGGTTTGATCGTATGGCAGGAGAGTCTTCTGAAAAGCTGCTGGAGAAAAAGTTATATCGTGCAAGAGATTTACAAGTACTGTATCCTGTTCTGAAAAAAGCATTAAAAGGAAAGTATACGACAGCAGGTGAAATGAAAAAGGATGTTATTGGTAAGATCAAACAGGTGCAAAATAAGCGCAGTCAATATCGTCAAAAGACGCAGCGCAAGAAGCGTTATCCTGTCAAAGAATCATTTAGTATTTCTGTCGTGGCTTCGGTTTTTTGGATTATTTCTATGCTGTTACCCTGA
- a CDS encoding vWA domain-containing protein, with protein sequence MKAGTLKQILLLTDGCSNKGEDPAIVANLAHQQGITVNVIGILDDDQTEHPEGLEEVEDIAVSGGGISQIVYSERLSQTVQMVTQQAMTQTLQGFVNKELRSILGKGQSMEELEPDKRGEIMEVVEDLGETSDLEVVVLVDSSASMRDNLETVKEALFDLSMSLNARVGKNRFCIYRFPGRRSDIELVLDWAPRLDGISKVFPKLTSGGITPTGPALRAAMYQFSKKQLRRNSDEEPFDVEETGY encoded by the coding sequence ATGAAGGCGGGAACATTAAAACAAATTTTGCTGTTAACAGATGGTTGCTCCAACAAAGGTGAGGACCCTGCAATCGTAGCTAATTTAGCGCATCAGCAAGGGATTACGGTAAATGTCATTGGTATTTTAGATGACGATCAGACAGAACATCCGGAAGGCCTCGAGGAAGTAGAGGATATTGCAGTATCCGGTGGCGGGATTAGCCAGATTGTCTATAGTGAGCGCTTATCTCAAACGGTACAGATGGTAACACAACAGGCAATGACGCAAACACTGCAGGGATTTGTTAATAAAGAGCTGCGCAGTATTTTAGGAAAAGGGCAGTCCATGGAGGAATTGGAGCCTGATAAGCGCGGTGAAATTATGGAAGTCGTTGAAGATTTAGGCGAGACCAGTGATCTCGAGGTAGTTGTCCTTGTTGACAGCAGCGCAAGTATGCGTGATAACTTAGAAACGGTGAAAGAAGCTCTATTTGATTTATCCATGAGTTTAAATGCTCGTGTCGGGAAAAACCGTTTTTGCATTTACCGGTTTCCAGGAAGACGGAGTGATATTGAGCTTGTGCTTGATTGGGCGCCGAGACTGGATGGGATTTCAAAAGTCTTTCCCAAATTAACAAGCGGCGGAATAACGCCGACCGGGCCAGCATTACGTGCAGCGATGTACCAATTTAGCAAAAAGCAGCTACGGAGGAATTCGGATGAGGAACCATTCGACGTGGAAGAAACCGGCTATTAG